A DNA window from Pseudomonas sp. GD03919 contains the following coding sequences:
- the guaD gene encoding guanine deaminase — MSNTRKAYRAAILHSLADPAVVGVEQSYEYFEDGILLIENGKVAQVGAAAELLPKLAGIEVQHYRDALITPGFIDTHIHYPQTGMIASYGEQLLDWLNTYTFPTEKQFEDKAHASDVAAIFLKELLRNGTTTALVFGSVHPQSVDAFFEQAEKLNLRMIAGKVLMDRNAPDYLTDTAEGGYAESKALIERWHGKGRLHYAVTPRFAPTSTPEQLEQAGKLLGEYPDLYMHTHLSENRKEIEWVKELFPERKGYLDVYDHHKLIGPRAVFAHGVHLCDDECKRLAETGSAVAFCPTSNLFLGSGLFDLNKLEAHGVRVGLGTDVGAGTSFSQLQSLNEAYKVMQLQGKKLDPFKSLYLATLGGANALYLDDQLGNFLPGKDADFLVLDYNATPLISYRMQQATSLEERLFALTMLGDDRAVKETFAAGVSVHQR, encoded by the coding sequence ATGAGCAACACCCGCAAAGCCTACCGCGCCGCCATCCTGCACAGCCTCGCCGACCCGGCCGTGGTCGGTGTCGAGCAGTCTTACGAATATTTCGAGGACGGCATCCTGCTGATCGAAAACGGCAAGGTCGCTCAGGTCGGCGCAGCTGCCGAGCTGTTGCCGAAGCTGGCCGGCATCGAGGTTCAACACTACCGCGACGCGCTTATCACCCCCGGTTTCATCGACACCCATATCCACTACCCGCAGACCGGCATGATCGCCTCCTACGGCGAGCAGCTGCTGGACTGGCTCAATACCTACACCTTCCCCACAGAAAAACAGTTCGAAGACAAGGCGCACGCCAGTGACGTGGCGGCGATCTTCCTCAAAGAATTGCTGCGCAACGGCACCACCACCGCCCTGGTGTTCGGCAGCGTGCATCCGCAATCGGTGGATGCCTTCTTCGAGCAGGCCGAAAAGCTCAACCTGCGCATGATCGCGGGCAAGGTGCTGATGGATCGCAACGCTCCGGATTACCTCACCGACACCGCGGAAGGCGGCTACGCCGAGAGCAAGGCACTGATCGAACGCTGGCACGGCAAGGGCCGCCTGCACTATGCGGTCACCCCGCGCTTCGCCCCCACCAGCACGCCGGAGCAACTGGAGCAGGCCGGCAAGCTGCTGGGCGAGTACCCGGACCTGTATATGCACACCCACCTGTCCGAGAACCGCAAGGAAATCGAATGGGTCAAGGAACTCTTTCCCGAGCGCAAGGGCTATCTGGACGTCTATGACCACCACAAGCTGATCGGCCCGCGCGCGGTGTTCGCCCATGGCGTGCACCTGTGCGACGACGAGTGCAAGCGCCTGGCCGAAACCGGCTCGGCGGTGGCCTTCTGCCCGACCTCCAACCTGTTCCTCGGCAGCGGCCTGTTCGACCTGAACAAGCTGGAAGCCCATGGCGTGCGCGTCGGCCTGGGCACCGACGTCGGCGCCGGCACCAGCTTCAGCCAGCTGCAATCGCTGAACGAGGCCTACAAGGTGATGCAGCTACAGGGCAAGAAGCTCGATCCGTTCAAGTCGCTGTACCTGGCCACCCTCGGTGGCGCCAACGCCCTTTACCTGGACGACCAGCTGGGCAACTTCCTGCCCGGCAAGGACGCCGACTTCCTGGTGCTGGACTACAACGCCACGCCGCTGATCAGTTACCGCATGCAGCAGGCCACGAGCCTGGAAGAACGCCTGTTCGCCCTGACCATGCTCGGCGACGACCGCGCCGTGAAGGAGACCTTCGCCGCGGGCGTGTCGGTGCACCAACGCTAA
- the puuE gene encoding allantoinase PuuE, giving the protein MNADYPRDLIGYGANPPHPHWPGDARIALSFVLNYEEGGERNILHGDKESEAFLSEMVAAQPLQGQRNLCMESLYEYGSRAGVWRLLELFKKHDIPLTIFAVAMAAQRHPEVIRQMVAAGHEICSHGYRWIDYQNMDEATEREHMFEAIRILTELSGERPLGWYTGRLGPNTRRLVREEGGFLYDSDTYDDDLPYWDPASTAEKPHLVIPYTLDTNDMRFTQVQGFNKGDDFFEYLKDAFDVLYAEGKAGAPKMLSIGMHCRLLGRPARLASLARFIDYVKSHDKVWCARRVDIAKHWHATHPFSATEKESRP; this is encoded by the coding sequence GTGAATGCTGATTACCCACGCGATCTGATCGGCTACGGCGCAAACCCACCCCACCCACACTGGCCGGGCGATGCCCGCATCGCCTTGTCCTTCGTGCTCAATTACGAGGAAGGCGGCGAGCGCAACATCCTGCACGGCGACAAGGAATCCGAGGCCTTCCTCTCCGAGATGGTCGCCGCCCAGCCGCTGCAGGGCCAGCGCAACCTATGCATGGAATCGCTCTACGAATACGGCAGCCGCGCCGGAGTCTGGCGCCTGCTCGAGCTATTCAAGAAGCACGACATTCCCCTGACCATTTTCGCCGTGGCCATGGCCGCCCAGCGTCACCCCGAGGTGATTCGCCAGATGGTCGCCGCCGGGCATGAGATCTGCAGCCACGGCTACCGCTGGATCGATTACCAGAACATGGACGAAGCGACCGAGCGCGAGCACATGTTCGAGGCTATCCGCATCCTCACTGAGCTGAGCGGCGAACGTCCGCTGGGCTGGTACACCGGTCGTCTGGGCCCGAACACCCGGCGCCTCGTGCGCGAGGAAGGCGGTTTCCTCTACGACTCCGACACCTACGATGACGACCTGCCCTACTGGGACCCGGCCAGCACCGCAGAGAAGCCGCACCTGGTAATCCCTTACACCCTCGACACCAACGACATGCGCTTCACCCAGGTGCAGGGCTTCAACAAGGGCGACGATTTCTTCGAATACCTCAAGGATGCCTTCGACGTGCTCTACGCCGAGGGTAAAGCCGGCGCTCCGAAGATGCTGTCGATCGGCATGCACTGCCGCCTGCTCGGTCGTCCGGCCCGCCTGGCCTCGCTGGCACGCTTCATCGACTATGTGAAGAGCCATGACAAGGTCTGGTGCGCCCGCCGCGTCGACATCGCCAAGCACTGGCATGCCACCCACCCCTTCAGCGCGACCGAAAAAGAGAGCCGCCCATGA
- the xdhC gene encoding xanthine dehydrogenase accessory protein XdhC — protein sequence MSWISALAELLEKGEPCVLVTIIEERGSTPRNAGSKMVVTAERIFETIGGGHLEYKAMEMAREMLASRSQDTRLERFSLGASLGQCCGGATVLLFEPMGQPQAQIAVFGAGHVGRALVPLLASLPCKVRWIDSRENEFPEHIPAGVEKIVSDEVVDEVENMPPGSYYIVMTHNHQLDLELTAAILKRGDFAYYGLIGSKTKRVKFEHRLRERGFEETLMARMRCPMGLPEVKGKLPVEIAVSIAGEVIATYNASFGQDVKKGESSVAKLLPASRRS from the coding sequence ATGAGCTGGATCAGTGCCCTCGCCGAGCTGCTGGAAAAAGGTGAGCCCTGCGTGCTGGTGACCATCATCGAAGAACGCGGCTCGACGCCGCGTAATGCCGGTTCGAAGATGGTGGTCACCGCCGAACGCATCTTCGAGACCATCGGCGGCGGCCATCTGGAATACAAGGCCATGGAAATGGCGCGCGAGATGCTCGCCAGCCGTAGCCAGGACACTCGCCTGGAGCGTTTCTCCCTCGGCGCCAGCCTCGGCCAGTGCTGCGGCGGCGCCACCGTGTTGTTGTTCGAGCCAATGGGCCAGCCGCAGGCGCAGATCGCCGTATTCGGCGCCGGCCATGTCGGTCGCGCGTTGGTACCGCTGCTGGCCAGCCTGCCGTGCAAGGTGCGCTGGATCGATTCGCGGGAGAACGAATTTCCCGAACACATCCCCGCCGGCGTGGAAAAGATCGTGAGTGACGAAGTGGTCGACGAGGTGGAGAACATGCCACCCGGCAGTTACTACATCGTCATGACCCACAACCACCAGCTCGACCTTGAGCTGACCGCGGCGATCCTCAAACGCGGCGACTTCGCCTACTACGGCCTGATCGGCTCGAAGACCAAACGCGTCAAGTTCGAGCATCGCCTGCGCGAGCGCGGCTTCGAAGAAACCCTGATGGCGCGCATGCGCTGCCCCATGGGTCTGCCGGAAGTGAAAGGCAAGCTGCCGGTAGAAATCGCCGTGTCCATCGCCGGTGAGGTGATCGCTACCTACAACGCAAGCTTCGGCCAAGACGTGAAGAAAGGCGAATCCAGCGTGGCCAAGCTGCTGCCGGCCTCGCGCCGGTCCTGA
- the uraH gene encoding hydroxyisourate hydrolase, which produces MGRLTTHVLDAAHGCPGSDIKVELYRVEGAQLELINTVTTNHDGRCDAPVLQGDDYRTGVYQLHFHAGDYYRARGVTLPEPAFLDVVVLRFGIDAGQEHYHVPLLISPYSYSTYRGS; this is translated from the coding sequence ATGGGACGTTTGACTACGCATGTACTGGACGCCGCACACGGTTGCCCAGGGAGTGACATCAAGGTCGAGCTGTATCGCGTCGAAGGCGCGCAGCTGGAGCTGATCAATACCGTTACCACCAACCACGATGGCCGTTGCGACGCGCCGGTGCTGCAGGGCGATGACTACCGTACGGGCGTCTACCAGCTGCATTTCCATGCCGGCGACTATTACCGCGCCCGTGGCGTGACGCTGCCGGAACCGGCTTTTCTCGATGTTGTGGTGCTGCGTTTCGGCATCGATGCCGGCCAGGAGCACTACCACGTGCCGCTACTGATTTCGCCTTACAGCTACTCCACCTATCGCGGTAGCTGA
- a CDS encoding NCS2 family permease translates to MESIKQEQHATQLARGGLLDRFFKLTEHRTTIKTELLAGLTTFVTMAYIIFVNPNIMAGAGIDHGAAFVATCIGAALGCFLMGLYANWPVGLAPGMGLNAFFTYTVVGEMGYSWQIALGAVFISGVLFMIMSLSKIREWLLNSIPMSLRFAMGAGVGLFLGLIGLKTAGIVVDSPATLLTMGSFANPSALLAAVCFLLIAVLSHRNVFGAILFSMLGVTAIGWALGLVEYGGLVSMLPSLAPTFLAMDIAGAFNVAMISVILAFLFVNMFDTAGTLMGVAHRANLVDEDGKIQNLSKALKADSTSSVVGAMVGCPPVTSYVESAAGVAAGGRTGLTAITVGILFLAAMFFAPLAGMIPAYATAGALIYVAMLMMSGMAHIDWKDHTDTIPAIVTVVMMPLTFSIANGIALGFLTYATLKLLTGQRDKVSISLYVLCAIFIAKFAFL, encoded by the coding sequence GTGGAAAGCATCAAACAAGAACAACACGCGACTCAACTGGCAAGAGGAGGTCTGCTCGACCGCTTCTTCAAACTGACCGAGCACCGCACCACCATCAAGACCGAACTGCTGGCCGGCCTGACGACCTTCGTCACCATGGCCTACATCATCTTCGTCAACCCCAACATCATGGCCGGCGCCGGCATAGACCATGGCGCCGCTTTCGTCGCCACCTGCATCGGTGCAGCCCTGGGCTGCTTCCTGATGGGCCTGTACGCCAACTGGCCGGTGGGCCTGGCGCCTGGCATGGGCCTGAACGCCTTCTTCACCTACACCGTCGTCGGTGAAATGGGTTACAGCTGGCAGATCGCACTGGGCGCGGTGTTCATCTCCGGCGTGCTGTTCATGATCATGAGCCTGTCGAAGATTCGCGAATGGCTGCTCAACAGCATCCCGATGAGCCTGCGTTTCGCCATGGGCGCCGGGGTCGGCCTGTTCCTCGGTCTGATCGGCCTGAAGACCGCCGGCATCGTCGTCGACAGCCCGGCCACCCTGCTGACCATGGGCTCATTCGCCAACCCGTCGGCGCTGCTGGCCGCCGTGTGCTTCCTGCTGATCGCCGTGCTCAGCCACCGCAACGTGTTCGGCGCCATCCTGTTCAGCATGCTCGGTGTAACCGCCATCGGCTGGGCCCTGGGCCTGGTGGAATATGGCGGCCTGGTGTCGATGCTGCCGAGCCTGGCACCGACCTTCCTGGCCATGGACATCGCCGGCGCGTTCAACGTGGCAATGATCAGCGTGATCCTGGCCTTCCTCTTCGTGAACATGTTCGACACCGCCGGCACCCTGATGGGCGTCGCCCACCGCGCCAACCTGGTGGATGAAGACGGCAAGATCCAGAACCTGTCCAAGGCGCTGAAAGCCGACTCCACCTCCAGCGTGGTCGGTGCGATGGTTGGCTGCCCGCCGGTGACCAGCTATGTGGAAAGCGCTGCCGGTGTCGCTGCCGGTGGCCGTACCGGCCTGACCGCCATCACCGTCGGTATCCTGTTCCTCGCCGCGATGTTCTTCGCTCCGTTGGCCGGCATGATTCCCGCCTACGCCACCGCAGGCGCGCTGATCTACGTGGCGATGCTGATGATGAGCGGCATGGCGCACATCGACTGGAAAGACCATACCGACACCATCCCGGCCATCGTCACCGTGGTGATGATGCCGCTGACCTTCTCCATCGCCAACGGCATCGCCCTGGGCTTTCTCACCTACGCGACGCTGAAGCTGCTGACCGGCCAGCGCGATAAGGTATCGATCAGCCTGTACGTGCTGTGCGCGATCTTCATCGCCAAGTTCGCCTTCCTCTGA
- a CDS encoding GntR family transcriptional regulator → MNDQLQPLKKQPRAGKSSRSGTQDDVVYAHIFDAILEQRLAPGTKLSEEALGEIFGVSRTIIRRALSRLAHEGVVLLRPNRGAVVASPSVEEARQIFYARRLVERAITELAVEHATAEQLAELRQMVRDEQDSFSRGDRGAGIRLSGEFHLKLAEAARNAPLVSFQRSLVSQTSLIIAQYESSGRSHCSYDEHNQLIDAIEARDAERAVHLMMHHMDHIDSKLNLDEEGASDDLHAVFSHLLQTKKKPGRSAANR, encoded by the coding sequence ATGAACGATCAATTGCAGCCACTGAAGAAGCAGCCGCGTGCAGGCAAAAGCAGCCGCAGCGGGACTCAGGACGATGTCGTATATGCCCATATTTTCGATGCCATTCTCGAGCAGCGTCTGGCGCCCGGCACCAAGCTGAGCGAAGAGGCGCTGGGTGAGATCTTCGGCGTCAGTCGCACCATCATTCGTCGCGCCCTGTCGCGTCTGGCTCACGAGGGCGTGGTGCTGTTGCGCCCGAACCGCGGTGCGGTCGTCGCCAGCCCGAGCGTCGAAGAAGCTCGGCAGATTTTCTATGCACGTCGCCTGGTCGAACGTGCCATCACCGAACTGGCCGTCGAGCACGCGACAGCCGAGCAGTTGGCCGAACTGCGGCAGATGGTCAGGGATGAGCAGGACAGCTTTTCCCGGGGTGATCGTGGCGCGGGTATTCGCCTCTCCGGCGAGTTCCACCTGAAGCTGGCCGAGGCCGCGCGCAATGCGCCGCTCGTCAGCTTCCAGCGCAGCCTGGTGTCGCAGACCTCGCTGATCATCGCCCAGTACGAAAGCAGCGGCCGTTCGCACTGCTCCTATGACGAGCACAATCAGCTGATCGACGCCATCGAGGCGCGCGATGCCGAGCGTGCGGTGCACCTAATGATGCATCACATGGATCACATCGACAGCAAGCTCAACCTCGACGAGGAAGGCGCCTCGGACGACCTGCACGCCGTGTTCTCGCACCTGTTGCAGACCAAGAAGAAGCCTGGCCGCAGCGCTGCCAACCGCTGA